The DNA region GACACTGAGGTAGCGGATATCCCATTTATCAGCCTTAGGCAATGAGGAGAGAGGGAGGAGAAAGTTCTCCATCCCTCTCATTCCTTCACCGCCATTTGGCAAATATCCCCTTCGCCTTTACCAGAAAATCTTTTGAAATAGTAATTTTTTCGCTGTCCACGGTCTTGTACTGGGGGAAAATCGGGACCGGATTGCAGCCCCCGGAGGACACCTCAACACGGCCCATGGTGAACCGGTTGCCACAGTTCTGGCAAACCAGGGCATTCCCCGACTGCTTGTAGTAGCCCCGGCCAGAGGCGTAGCAAACCTGGCAGGTATTAAAAGCGGTGCGGAAGGTACCGTCCGGCGCCTTTACCGCCAGGACCTCCATCTGCACCCCCTCAATCACCACGGGGTAAAACTGGGCGGTTGCGGAAAGGTCCCCCAAGGGAATAACCAGATCCTGATCCACCACCGCACTGTGGGCCTGAACGCCGCTGCTGCTCTGGGCACCCCCGGCACGCTGGGCTGAAACCTGAACCTGCGCCACCAGTAAAAACGCGGTGACAAACAGGGCCGACAGTATCCATAAGGACTTACGATTATTCATTTTTTTCTCCATCTTCTTTTTCATAGTAGCATCTCCATAATAATTATTTATTAGCATTCTTGTTTTTTCCCCGGTTCATAAAAACCGAGGCTATCACAATTACCAGTACCGGCAATAAACAGTGCCAATGGCTCAATAGAAATTCCATCCATTCCTCCTTTTACTCAGTTTCCCGATTCCCCGTCCGGGGCTTCCCCGGAATTTTCGCTGAAAAACTCTGCCTCAAACAGGGCCCAGAAATCTTCATCGTCCATGTCTTCAAAATCTCCAAATCCCTCAAGTTCCGATTCGTCAAAGTAAAACTCATCCTCAGCCGCTTCAGCAGCAAGCGCCGCAGCCTTGGCAGCATCTGCATCTACCCCGCTTTCCAGCACCGTAATACTGCTGCGTATCATCCCCATCCAGCAACTGTACCGGAACACCCCGGCCTTCTCCGGCGTAAATTCCACCACATTATCCCCCGCAGTAAACCTGTGCTCAATGCCGTATTCGGGGACGATCATCCGGTTATTGCAGCCGTTGATGCTCCCCGGGGGGGCGTCGATGGTCCACTTCACCGGAACTCCCGCCTGCACCACGATGGGCTTGTAGCGCCCGCTCTCCAGGGTGGTATTCACCAGCTGGAAACCATTCTCCATACGGATATCCGGT from Treponema primitia ZAS-2 includes:
- a CDS encoding DUF2318 domain-containing protein, whose translation is MNNRKSLWILSALFVTAFLLVAQVQVSAQRAGGAQSSSGVQAHSAVVDQDLVIPLGDLSATAQFYPVVIEGVQMEVLAVKAPDGTFRTAFNTCQVCYASGRGYYKQSGNALVCQNCGNRFTMGRVEVSSGGCNPVPIFPQYKTVDSEKITISKDFLVKAKGIFAKWR